Proteins found in one Ammospiza nelsoni isolate bAmmNel1 chromosome 15, bAmmNel1.pri, whole genome shotgun sequence genomic segment:
- the ITGB1BP2 gene encoding integrin beta-1-binding protein 2, giving the protein MALLCYNKGCGQRFDPEHNAEDSCLYHPGVPIFHDALKGWSCCKKRTTDFSEFLSIKGCTKGFHSKEKPPEPSSQEKSSDEPKAKPVKEIIVQGPKSAEKMLRERPSSDEPRQLLPVKVSRSLEQALEKLNVSSEDRTLESSRTGEEAAQVRAGTMCKNAACKVIYQGPESNTEVCTFHPGVPVFHEGMKYWSCCGIKTTDFSAFMEQPGCSRGRHCWTEKKDKKAVLCRQDWHQTGSQVVVTVYAKNPLPALSSVKANRTVLEAHVIFEGNKIFQAELELWGTIDVERSFVSMVPAKVEITLCKASPGSWARLELPQSKLQSCGEPEKEAASTEESRAVQDEDSDDSLSWSEEEDEEELEMGTPDLITPSN; this is encoded by the exons atggccctgctgtgctACAACAAGGGCTGCGGGCAGAGGTTTGACCCCGAGCACAACGCCGAGG aTTCCTGCCTGTATCACCCCGGTGTCCCCATTTTCCACGATGCCCTGAAG GGCTGGTCTTGCTGCAAGAAACGCACAACAGACTTCTCTGAGTTCCTCTCCATAAAG ggatgcaCAAAGGGGTTTCACAGCAAGGAGAAGCCCCCTGAGCCCTCCAGCCAAGAGAAGAGCTCAGATGAACCAAAGGCCAAGCCAGTGAAGGAGATCATTGTCCAAGGACCAAAATCAGCTGAGAAGATGCTGCGGGAAAGACCAAG CTCTGATGAGCCAAGACAACTGCTGCCAGTTAAAGTATCCAGGTCTCTGGAGCAGGCACTGGAGAAACTGAACGTGTCCTCTGAGGACAGGACACTCGAGAGCTCTCGTACAG GTGAGGAGGCTGCCCAGGTGAGAGCTGGCACCATGTGCAAGAATGCAGCCTGCAAGGTG ATCTACCAGGGCCCAGAGAGTAACACAGAGGTTTGTACGTTTCATCCTGGCGTTCCTGTCTTCCACGAGGG GATGAAGtactggagctgctgtggaatcAAAACCACAGATTTCAGTGCCTTcatggagcagccaggctgcagccgTGGGCGTCACTGCTGGACAGAAAAGAAG GACAAGAAGGCGGTGCTGTGCCGGCAGGACTGGCACCAGACCGGCAGCCAGGTGGTGGTGACAGTGTACGCCAAGaaccccctgcctgccctcagcagcGTCAAGGCGAACCGCACCGTG CTCGAGGCTCACGTCATCTTTGAAGGGAATAAGATTTTCCAGGCAGAACTGGAGCTCTGGGGG ACCATTGATGTGGAGAGGAGCTTTGTGAGCATGGTCCCAGCCAAGGTGGAGATCACGCTCTGCAAAGCCAGCCCAGgctcctgggccaggctggagctcccCCAGAGCAAGCTGCAGTCCTGTGGTGAGCCAGAGAAGGAAGCTGCAAGCACAGAGGAGTCCAGGGCTGTACAGGATGAGGACTCTGATGACAGCTTGAGCTGGTccgaggaggaggatgaagaagaGTTGGAGATGGGAACACCAGATCTGATAACACCGAGTAACTGA